Genomic segment of Brachyhypopomus gauderio isolate BG-103 chromosome 10, BGAUD_0.2, whole genome shotgun sequence:
GGCCGAATAATGAATAACATATGTGGaacgatacacaaagtaaacaAGATATGTGTAAATTAGGCGCAATGACGTGCCTCTTGAACACTTGGGAGGTATTATGCATAAGTGCCACACAGTTCTTCTCAAATgaagaagtagtgggttggTGCACGAGAGCGCATAGGGGCGGTGTTGGATGTGGGCGTGATTGGATGTCCAACCCTGCCCTCCtacaggctgcagcgagacatacttggaattagtggtgggccgttattgGCGTTATAACGACCCACCACTAATTATAATATTACgaatgatactgacagctttagttaacaatatctagctaggttaacaAGCCAAGTAAcatcagctattgattgtttggtttacatcagtatcagtcaagttcatgacacacaccaagttattctaagtgttattgtttattcagtgtccaatatagtcgacagcaaagtgataGTCAGAGCTATATGCTAGCGATCTTAGCGCAAATGCTCAAAtcttccacaacctccgactCTGGTGGACGAATAtctactcccagccgagagcttgctctttcaAAGGCAGACAGCCTTTGAGCAGGAACATGgaaactgttccactgaaacagcaccaacttttagtcACAAGTTTCCTATTATGTAGCCTGCAGCaatgaaatgctggctacagaCAAAGGTACTTACCCTctgtatcacaaagttttccccttcatctctcctaattgcacaaacccattttcttttctgctcgttGTGAGCCAGAAAACTATGGAAATTGAGATACagctgtttttgcttcgagTTCGAACACTGGTACACTGAAAAGGCTCTTGTtcttggactctgccattgtttactgtttaacggaagtaactttaccctgctatgagagcttccggaagaaaaaatgcggaagtgtgaaaagggcctattgcTCCAAATTATTAATCGCCTTCCCATGCCTCCCTCTAGAGGACAAATGCAGCCTTGCGGATGGTCTAGTCCTTAcgactattgtgtgtgtgtgtgtgtgtgtgtatgtgtgtgtgtgtgtgtgtgtgtgtgtgtacactttattgccaaaagtattcactcacctttcTTGACTCaaatatgagcttaagtgacatcccatttcTAATCATAGGGTTCATTAGGATGTTGGTCTACCCCTTGcaactagaacagcttcaactcttctgggaaggctgtccacaaggtttaggactGTGTTTATGGAGATTATTTTTTTGGTCGTTCTTGCAGAAACACATTTTTGAGGTCACAtactccactctaattcatcccaaaggtgttctatcgggttgaggtcagtaCTCTGTGCAGGcaagtcaagttcatccacatcaGACTCTGACATCCATGTcattatggaccttgctttgtgcattggtgcacagtcatgttggaagaggaagaggccagCTCCAACCTTTTCCCACAAAactgggagcatggaattgtctaaaatgtattggtatgctgaagcattcagagttcctttcattggaagtaaggggccaagcccagctcctaaAAAACAACCCCataccataatcccccctccaccaaactttacacttggcacaatgcattCAGACAActaccattctcctggcaaccgccaaacccagactcatccatcagatggagaagatggagaagcgtaattcgtcactccagaaaacgcacctccactgctctagagttcaGTGGCgatgtgctttacaccactgacgctttgcattgcacttggtgatgtgtggcttggatgcagctgctagaCCACGGaagcccattccatgaagctctctgtgcactgttcttgagctaatctgaagtcCACataaagtttggatgtctgtaattattgactctgcagaacgttgacgacctcttcacactatgcacttcaacatccgtatgtgtgtatagtgtgtgtgtgtgttttatatatatatatatatatatatatatatatatatatatatatatatatatatatatatatatatatatgtgtgtgtgtgtgtgtgtgttatatatatatatatatatatatatatatatatatatatatatatatatatatatattcttaatATATGTACCTCAAGAATATTTTCTCAAGATAATACCTTCATGTTACACACACTTGTATGAGTGTGAGGATAAATCAGAAGAAGGTCACCATTTCAGCCTTGCAGCATAAtttgctaaaaaaaataaaaatatctcCAAGTGTAGGGACTAAAGTCCTTGCAAACAAACATAATTAGCTACAAAACTCTACAGTGCATAATTATTCATATCAGATTATGAAGACAATTAGTGTGCTTTCTATCAAGAGAACTGAAgttatttacactttaatgACCCCTCTGGAGGGAACACTAGCCATATATTTCCAAAGTACAGTAACTCATTGGTTTTCTGAGCACCATCACTCTGTGATCTCCCACAATGAGCATACTGGCTGTCTTGTCTGCAACCGTCAAGTAGTAAGTATGGGGATACCAGCATTCTGCAGTACAGTCAGATagatgtgtgcatttgtgtgcattATAATACTTTTTCTAAACTTTgtcatttgtttaaaaaataaagttATGTTGTACCTGGTAGGTCCCAATTTAGGCTCTTTTTCAGTAACAATATTTTTGAACATTCACAGCTATCCAGAGTGTGTCTACATGAGAACACAAACCCAAGCAAGCTGAACAGACAAGACAACATTATGCAGAGTCCTGAACTTTTCATTCAGAATAACTCTCTGATTCATCCTCCAGGTTTCTACATCATTGGCCTGATCTCTTTGCCTTATGCAAATGTCTACGTCCTCTTCTTATCTGTGGTTTATATTCTGACCGTAATGTTCAACTGTTTTATAATCTGTGTCATTTGCATTGATCATCAACTGCATTATCCCAAGTTCATTGCACTTGGGAACCTAGCAGTGGTTGACCTTCTCATCAGCACATCTCTTATCCCTGGCATGATTAAAATCTGTATTTTTAAAGACAACTTTATAGAGTTTAAACTCTGCATTGTGCAGATGTACATGTACTATGTATTTGTATCACTTGAATCATATTCTCTTGCTGTTCTGGCTTTTGATCGCTTAATTGCGATATGTTTTCCCCTGAGGCAGAATGCCATTAACACTAGCACAACCATGGCGACTATTATTGCTGGAATATGGACACTGTGCCTTAGTGTCACAACTGCCTCTACTACATGTCTGACATACCTCTCCTTCTGTAATTCAGTCCAAGTGAACAGCTATTTCTGTGACTACGCTCCGGTTTTCCGGCTGGCTTGTAACGATAATTCACTGCAGTGGGCCTTTGCCACCGTCTCGACTTTAGTGAATGTTGGGATACCACTGAGCTTCATAGTTATGTCTTATACATGCATTTTAGTCACAGTGTTCAGAATGAAAAGTGTGGAGAGCAGGTTCAAAGCCCTCGCCACGTGCACAGAGCACCTGATACTTGTGGCCGTTTTTTATATTCCACTTTTTACAATTTTTGTTGTTGGTCTTTTCCGAGTCACCATTAACCCAGATGTAAGAATAGTTGGTCTGTCATTGTCTTCCTGCATCCCGCCTTGTGCAAACCCGATCATCTACTCCCTAAAAACCAAAGAGCTCAGAAGCAGAGCTTACTTTGTCTTACGGAGAACGTTTGCTTTTGGGAAACGCTCCATTTTGCCCACATcacaaaaaataaagcattaatTGCACATGGATTCTATTTTTAGAATTCTTTATTCATTAATGATTATactacttttttttattttaaaacattGTATAGACTTGTATTTCAATATAACTGTTACTGATTATACGTTAAAacagcattttatttttaacttCATTTACTGTACTTACTGTGTGCAATTATAAATTATAGTTGGATGTCAGTCATTTTAATGACACTTATGGCATATGACAGCTCTTGATTTCTTCTTTCTTGCTATGGTATAATTCCAATTCACACTACAATTAGGTCcaccacaaaaaaaaatctaacaaATATTGCAAATGATAAGACTGGAACTCTGGAAGTTTTTTGCTTGGAGCAACTTACAACATCTTTCCAACTCTGCAAAACTCTGTGGGTAGGAGAAGATCCTAGTTGTAAATTGTGTGTTGGAACACAAAACCATATTTTATCATCATGTGAAGTCAGTTTGAATTGAAGCGTGACACCAGAAATTGATAGCAAATGTAGGACCCTACAGACAAATTTCATTATTTTAAACAACAAAACACATTCATTTTCAAGCTTTCATCCTGTTGGAACAGAGTGAAGTTAATCATTAACAATGATATATAACAGAAATTAGTCACCAATTACCCAAGTAGTTATGGACGGTATTAGTCATGACCTCATGTATATACATGACCTTGTTTCACAGATGCTTCTTAATTCAGATGCATCTTAGTTACATATATTATCACTGTCTTGATTACATTATTTTGCAATTAATACCCATCTCTGACCATAACAACGTATCATTATCTGATCCAATTATTTAGGATGCTGCCTTCTAGGACTGGTTACAAGTATGTCAGTATGTCATGTACAAATTACATTGTCATAACCATTGGACCTATTGTTTATCGAATATCAAAGGTTATGATAACATATTTAAGTTACAGTTCAACACATATTTCAAATGTATGCTCATTACATATAAATACAAATCTGTGATCTTTTTCATTCATTAATCGGCATACAGACCTAACTATATAAGAAGACCCaacaataaaacacaaaaaggcATCGAGTACAGTGTCTTCAGCACCAAATATTTTACCTTATTTATACAATGATTATCTGATTAAATCTGTATTAGAAGAATGAGAAGAATAAGAGTAACAACATCGTACGCAGGGTCTCCACAGTAACTATGTAGAGAAGGACCAACCGTAGTTTGCCCTTCAAGCCTGTAGGTGGCAGCGTTCAAAATAGAGAGAAAAGATAACATACGAAAgcgaaaaaaaatgttttggatTAGCATGAAATGGCGTCTAACCAGTTACCAGAGATCCATGTACAGTGACTTAAGGTTTACAGCTATTGATTGTTGACTGAAAATGAAGTCAAAAACCAAAAACAGAATGAGTCGCTCGGGACGCGCAGGACTGGTTTTCCCCATCGGTCTTATTCATAAAAGACTACGGCTCGGCAACTTCGCGGACCGAATCGGCAGCGGAGCTTCCGTGTTTCTCACTGGCGTGCTGGAATACCTTGTGTCTGAAATCCTGAAGTTGGCTGGACATACCGCGACGATTAAAAAGTCGAAGCATATCACGCTCCACCATCTACCCGGACTGCATGACCCCAACACGTACCGAAAACTTGTGGCGCTGAGCGGAGAAGCGGACACGAACTCTGACGGTTCGCCCACGTAGCGCCTGCACGGGTGGCGCTCTCACCAGCGTTTAGTTTCGGGACGTTCACCTGGTGATATTCACGGATCAGAAGACAAGATCAACACAGGCTGGACAGCAGTGAAATTGGATACTGATTTAGTCGACCTGGGCTGCATCCACACCCGCAAGATTGTTCTGTAAACGTAGTTACTTGTACGAATAAAGTGTTTTAAATGATCTGTATGAATAATTGCTGCAGTAGTCCTCCTATGTAATTCCCTCCTTTCGCAGCAGAACCTGTAGTGTAAGGTAGGCCTCTTCTCATACAATAAAACGGATGTCTCCGTGCGCTACTATTTCGATCATTTTCTCATGTCAGGGTCCACGATTCTTTTATGTGAATTACTGTAGCCACCCAATCACACAACTTGATCGGACAATGTGATAGGAGATGTCCTGTCGGAATGGAAATGAGTTTCAAAGGGTAGACGTCAACTGGGTTTGTGGGTTTAAAAGATGTCATCCTGTCCAAACACGAGAGGGGTGGCGCATAGGCGTATTCTATTTGTATGCTTATCAGACACAGACATAGCTATATGGCATCTTCTACCACACATGCCTCATGGTCAAACAGACAGACGACCATGCAGAAATGCATACGTGCAAAAAACAGTGCCTCCTATAGGCTATGTGAAGGTAGTTTTGCTATAGTGGTCCTGGGAGTAAGAATTAGCTAAAGAAAAACTCACCAGCCAAACACTTGTGGATCTCTGCTTCGCTGTCCCCTCCAAAGCTGTGTATGCAGAATATTATTGGTAGGCAGATATGACCCTTTGTCCTGATTGGGTGGATATTGGTGTTTGCCTTTGAGCATGTTCAGCTACATGAATGTGTGAAATTTTTTGAATTGTGTTATAATGACTTCTAATCACTGACCCTACATTTGTAAGCAGTGAGTTCACTTTTATTGCACTGGAAATAAAGGGTGTGGACTTGCCAAGTATCCATCTTCTGTGTGTATATTTCTTTCTGCCCCTGAATTATTCTAACAACAACAAATCCTGTCCAGAAATGCCCTTGAGCCTTCCACTGATAAGATTAAGATggctttattgtcattgtacaaACACAATTATGAGTGTTATcccagttcagttcagttcaaaTACAAGTAACAAATGTAAGACATTCAAATCCGAAGGCTATTGCAATTAAAATAATTTACGTTAGACAATATTGCAGTGAAATCtgaacatttgtaaaaaaaataataataaaaatgtatttgataaAGAGTACTGAAAGCAGATGAACTCATCTTCTCAGACCTTGTGATAGTATTGCATGTGTTAATGTTGAACTGTACAATTGAAAATGCTTGTGAACAAACAGCAGTGTAACTTATTCTGAGGTTGGATCGACCCCTGGTAATTAACCCATGGTAACCCCCATGTAATTCGAGTGTACCTTAGGCTGGTTTCTGAATCCACATAAAAGTAATGGACAAAAGTACTCAGACGCACCTTTAATCTTTTAATTCAGGTGTTTCATTCAGTTCCATTGCCACATGAATATAAAACCAAACACAATGCCATGCAGTCTGTCTTTATAAACATATGTGAAAGAATGTGAAAGTTATTCTAAAGAGCTCACTGAAGTATTTTAACCTGTCAGTTGTCACTAATTATTCTAAAAAGCTCAATGAAGTTTTATAACCAATAAATCGTCACTGTTTTTTCTAAAGTGCTCACTGAGTTATTATAACCAATAAATTGTCACTGAtaattgtcacgttgtggggggggggcctgctggtcgcccccgtttacagcggcagctgtcctgttttggtcatgtgatgttcgtccctcaggtgggcgggacccgtgattcgtctcacctgagggtcgtttgttcgtctagaAATGTCTTGTCTTTGAAGGCTACCAGTTGACctttggttattatttccttaatctggaactatgtcacgggtttttggtttgcgcactttcaattaaaccatcttctttccctgagacttggcgtgatcgcttcctttttagttgctcaccctgcctgtCACAATAATTCTAAAGAACTCACTAAATTACGATAACCAGTAAACTGTCACTGGTTATTCTTAAGAGCTCACTGAATTATTATAACCAGTAAATTGTCAATGGTTATTTTAAAGACCTCACTGAATTATTATAACCTATTAATTGTCACTGGTTATTCTAAAGAGTTCACAGAATTTGTAAATTGTAATTGGGTATTCTAAAGAGCACAGAGTAAGGTCCATAAAAGCAAGATTGTGTGCGTTTGGTGAATAAGAGCCTCAGTGGCCTACACAGAGCTCTGACATCAACCCCAACTAACATCTTTGGGGTGAACTAGAATGTAAAGTGTGAGCCAGGCgctctcgtccaacatcagcaTCTGATCTCACATATGCAAAAATTCCCAAAAATGTTGGAGTGTTCTGGCTCTGTGGTTATATTCTGTGAATATCGGCCATGACTTCTGGTTTTCTCTGTTCATCTGACAAACTACAACAGATGCGGCTAAAGTTAGGCCAGTGTAGTCCATCTGAATACTTTCGTGGACTCAACATGTTACATTTTGTGTCTGAACAGCAGGGGGGCCAAGACCTGAGTTTGAAAACCTTTGATCTAATTCAATGAATGACATGCTGTCCCCATCATTGCCAGGAGATGGAGCTAGCCGTTTCTAGCTGTATGCACCATGTCCAACATTAAAAGACAGATTCCTTTATGCAAGAAAATACAGAATTTGCGGTCTCTGTGCAGTCTTATCTGATGTATAAACCTCAGTGTAATTAGGGAAGGTTTTTTACCCTTACTAGGACTGTGGATGTGAAATACATTTATTCTAAATCCCTTTGTTGTTATTTAAGTGTATCTATATATACTCTTCAGAGTTTCTTCTTCACATCACTGCCAGCATTTCAGACTAAACTCTTTCTGTTCTCTGCCATACtcctctttatttctctcactgGTTGTTTCAAATAACATCCAGCATCACCCTCTTCTGGCACGGGCTCTTAAACACTCTTAAACGAGCGGCGTGGTCCTTCTGAAGTGCTCGTCTGCTCCACACGTCGAGGCCTCTGCTCGCGGTCGGCAGCACTGTTGGATCGGCCCTTTCCACCACAGAACAATGACATTCTTGTTTACACTCATCCATAGAAAGTGATTCTGAAGTAGAAGGTATAATGAATCCTGGGAGGGGAAAAATGAAATGgaatttcagaaatgtgcttgCTCTTTCTTAAAGAATGAGTTCCTTGCTCCAGGTCACCTAAACTCCACCCCTTTCTTTCTCTGCAATTTCTCACAGAATACAGTGTTCACATGCTGAACGCCACGTAGGCTTGTGTGTGGACGTTTTGTTCTTAGACTGTGAGTAATGGAAACCTCCTGTTTGTGCAGGAAAAATCAGCTGCCCTCGTCTGCATCTACCCGTCGCTGGGATTTCagtatataaaataaaacaaagggTCTGTGTAAGAGTCTGGGGTGGGCAGTGCAGACGCAGCTCATCTTCTAACCAGGGTCTTCAGAGAGCTTGGTAGAATAgacaggggttttttttttttggctgtgAGTGTTCTTGAGAGGTCTTCTAAATGAATGCATGGAAGACAGTTGGCTTCCTGGAGTGCACCAAATGTCATTTCACACCAGTTTCTAAGGACTATCAGAATGATGCTTAGATGGTTCCCATCGTCTTCTTGCACAGGACAATGGAGCATCACTGCTGGCAAATGCATGTCGACATCTTAAATGTAATCCAGGCACAGTGTAGTGGACGGGGTGTGTTGTTGTGAGACCTCCCCATGAGAAGGTTTGCTCTACTCTTCACACCTCCAGTGCTCTTCCAGGTTACACAAAGCTGTTTGAACATTTTCACGCCCAGCCGCCGCTGACATGGCCCCGCACGGCCGTCCGCACACTTCTGCACACTTCCACATACTTCCGCACACTACTGCTCATGTGCCAGAGCATGGCAGTGCCTCTGACGTGGCTGGGGGAACTGGGTTAATCACATGCAGATGTGTTAAAATCTCCAGCTGCCATAAGAAGGGGAGCCTGATGTGCTCCCAAACTGGACTGGATCCTGTTCTGATCCACTGGCACCAGGAGCAGGATGCACTTTTTTCCATATTAAAAGTCCTAAGACTGATCTCAGTACAAGATGCTTGTTTTGATATCAAGAAAGTGGGCAGCTTCAGTGGAATGCTTTATTGGAGCATTTGATTCTGGCCTTGTGGACAGTGACAAAATTTCTGGGAAGGCTTAAATAGGATCACTTGACGCTAAGTATCTTGCTCTGTAGAGAAAAATTTCATTTAAGCTTCTGAATTTTGACACAAAGGcctacataaaaataaaaaaaatttaaaactaTTGTGAAACCATTACTATTTGGTTTGGTCatgctgtttatttattttgtattcaAGTCCTAATTCCTGTTCTTGGTTTTGCAGGAACATTAACACATTTTCAGTCATGTTCTGCTACTCGTAGGTTATTTTAACACACATTTCACATCAAGCCTCATTGTCTTCATGGAGCCAAGCGCCAAAGACTATTTAAACACATTGGGTCAACTGTCTGAAATTTATacgagactctctctctctctctctctctctctctctctctctctctctctctctctctctctctctctctcccaagaACGTTTGGAAGGAGGCAGCATTTTTGTCATATAAAGTCAGCTATCCTGGCCAGGTTCAGCCTAAAACAAGCGGCACACTTAGATCACGTGATTTTCCTTAGAAACGTGTTAAAGGCTGTTTTATAAAGCTAGTCTTCTGGTCCTGTAAAAGAGAATGCTTTCTCTTCTCAGCGTGCATTTGCTGCAGGCATTTTTAACTTATTGCAGTTTAGAAAGTGCAGCTGTGATTAATAAACTTGTTTGTCCATGTGTCTAACAGGAATATCCAACCACATCCAATACCCACAACAGTTCTgctatttttttctttctttccttaaAAGTAGTAAATAAAGCTGAGATTTGTCAGTTCTATTAAAACAACCAGTTTGTAGGTCCCCATTATGAACATGTAATAAAAAGCACATTATAAATAGAGTAGTCTATTAATAGGCTAATGCATCTACCCTTTGCATACCGCATATAATTTGGCTATACAACATTAGATTTAAATTATGTTGTTTTTGTAGGATTACAGTTATAATTCTGGGATAAAATAgatcaaatgtgtgcatttggcAATTTTGATGCTACGTTTTGGTTTTGCTAAACTGCGCCCTCTACTGTCTGGCTGTTTTTGGAGACGTATATTGTTCATGGAATGTCTGGCGTAGAAGTGCGCGGAATTTTAGACATCCTATTGGAAAGATAAAAAATTAGTTGATAATTAAATATTACGGAGTTCCCAGCCTCTAATGGGATGCAATTTTACTAATTTGTGGTcctttacaaaataaaatatatatatgcaattaaataaacaacaTTCGAAAGATTTATTACGGTGTTAAACGTTGTGGGGAAACCTGTGGCGCTAAGCCCTATGGTTTGCCACTGGCCAGGACATTTCGTTGAGACTACACAAAGTATTCAAGACCGCTGATTAAGTTATTCTAACTACCAATTACATATAACGGTACTGTAGCAACAATGCCGCTCTGTTTATGGGAAAGTAGTGAGTGCTTATGGAAATGTGGCCTGGGTCGTGGAagaagggagaggaggagagaagatgtCCTTCAGTCCTGGGTGGCCACGTCAAGAGGGTAATGTCAAGCGATAAACAATCACCAACACACCGAACTGTGGCAAATGAAGAAACGTGGAGTGTTTTTTTATAATATGAAGCAAGCAATCTGTTAACATCATCATATGAATGTCCGAAACACACCACTCTGGCTACACACAACTCAGTCTGTGCTGCgatagaactgagccaagatgAAAGAGTTTAGAtaatgatgggggggggggggagttatgCGCGGCTGCATTACACAGTGTATAAGCCCTATGTAGTCTGGCTGGTCTAATTGTGTGAGAAATCCAAAATGCCACTCTATTGGGGAACTACCGAGTGACTTTCAGAGTTCATCCGATATGATTATTGTTGTTTGTCATAACAATAAAATACAACGCTGATAAATTGATCATAAAACTAACTACAAAGTAGGCTACTTAAACGTGAACCTTAAGACGCTCAGGAAATGTTAGTTTGGATTTCATCAGATGGTGATCGTTGTATACTTGAGCACATTTAAGTTTCagcatttattttctttctagAGTTTAGAAAAATGCAGTGATTGATTCATGAGAAAATAAAGTCTGCGCGGATAAAATGTGAGGCGTATTTTTTCTCGATCTGGATATTCTGCAGGTGTAGTGACGTGGCCTTCTTAGCTTGGAATGTGACTTCTAGAATTATTATATTGTGCGTTATGCTTTGCCTTTTGGAGTCAAAATACAGCATTCTGGATTGGAGTCAACATTTCATTTCGGTGATCTTTTAGGAGATAAAATTACTTTTTCTGAAGGTCATGTAGCGCACGTTCGCATTTGCAACAGGGCTTTTCCGTTACCGGAGCTTGTATAACACGGAATCAGAAACTTTAAAACCCAACTCCTCCTCCTACGTGCACTTTGCGCATCAGTTAGCCCCCGCACAGAACCATAAGAGCTTCACGACATCTTATTTCGTCATGTAATCTGCGCTTTATATTTTTCTACGAAGTGTATGAAATACAGCTTAGGACTTTATTGCCtaatttaagtttttttttcaaatcaCAGTTGGCATCGTTTAACGGAAAGCGGAGGGCCGGTGAATAAAACACAGAATGGGTGTACGTGTAATTGACGCAGTATTTTACGCATGTGCGCACATATGTTTATTAGTTTGCATGCTTCAAAGTGCTCAGTCTCAGCGGCAGCGAGATCCGAGACCAGCGGGTACTGGAAGTGCGGCTCTCAGACAGACGATACAGTGGCAGCACAATGGCAAACTCTTTAGTATTCTGAGCCAAGGAAAGGAATATCAGCCACCACTGAAAAGAGACGGAGACAAAGACCAGACACAAGTTCAACCAATAGCTATAGTAAGCAACCACCATGCGGCTTCGAGAGTCAATGGATCGATTGGATCTCCCCGACCTGGAGAGGGTCATGGACCTGCGCGCTCACCGTCCGGCACCGGGGCTCTTCGGAGCGACTTGCGTTGGTTATCAAGCGGAGCTCGGGGGCGCGTTAGAGGAGCCCACATCCGTAGAAATCACACTGGGACCGACCCGCTGGAGAATCCGGTTAACGGCACTGCGCGAAATACGAACGTAAGAGATCCGGCGAATCCATCGTCTCCACTGAGTGTCGGAGAACGAGAAGAATTGATGGCAGGCGACGATCCATATAATCCGTATAAATCAACCGACCCTGACAACCCATACTATAATTACTACGACTCGTACGAGAGACCGCGCTCCAGAGCGAGACCTGGATACGGCACAAGTTACTTTCAGTACGGTAAGGATACCGGTGAATTTGCCGTGCATAAAATAGCTTTCAAACTAATCTTACCACAACATAATAATGAGACACTAGTGATAGACGAATAGTACTGGTGGTAGTTTCCATTACGTGATGCCTGTAATAAGACGTTTAAGTGTTTCGTAGGCTTGCCTGATCTTGTGGCGGATCCGTACTACATACAAGCATCCACTTACGTCCAAAGAGTTCCAATGTACAACCTCAGATGTGCTGCGGAAGAAAACTGCCTCGCAAGGTATTagagttttaaaacatatcggaTAAAATTTaggataaaaaaaatatatatatcgaGCACAAATACCGCTCAAAGCAGATGAGTTATGAGCTGTGCTTTAGAATTCTCCTAGGCGAAAGTTGTGCAATTCAAGCCAGTTTTGTGAAAAGGAAAAGATTTAAGGGCACGATTGCAGGGAGATCTCATTTGAAGGTTTATATGGAAAAATCATCATCAGACAGACTGTTAAAGCAATTACTGAGGCCAAACAAAATACTCACCACAAAAATATAAAGTTGTACTGCTGAGaaagagagtgaatgagagagaaacagattgagaaagagggagggaaaaaATCAAGCAATGTGCAACAATATGTGTTCCTACTTTCCATGCACAGTTGAAATGCACTCACCCGGCCAAGAAACACTTTCCAGAAGGCCCCTGGGCTGTGGTGAGAAACGTCTGAACTTCGGGATCTGATCTTCTGTGTCTGCTGTGCTGCTTTTGCTGAGCAGTTCGGCTTACAGGGGGGACGTGAGAGATTATGACACACGAATGCTGCTCCGATTCCCCCAGCGCGTGAAGAACCAGGGGACGTCCGACTTCCTGCCTAACCGTCCGCGCTACGCCTGGGAGTGGCACAGCTGCCAccagtgagtg
This window contains:
- the LOC143526184 gene encoding olfactory receptor 10A2-like, whose amino-acid sequence is MIKICIFKDNFIEFKLCIVQMYMYYVFVSLESYSLAVLAFDRLIAICFPLRQNAINTSTTMATIIAGIWTLCLSVTTASTTCLTYLSFCNSVQVNSYFCDYAPVFRLACNDNSLQWAFATVSTLVNVGIPLSFIVMSYTCILVTVFRMKSVESRFKALATCTEHLILVAVFYIPLFTIFVVGLFRVTINPDVRIVGLSLSSCIPPCANPIIYSLKTKELRSRAYFVLRRTFAFGKRSILPTSQKIKH
- the loxa gene encoding protein-lysine 6-oxidase isoform X2 — protein: MGVRVIDAVFYACAHICLLVCMLQSAQSQRQRDPRPAGTGSAALRQTIQWQHNGKLFSILSQGKEYQPPLKRDGDKDQTQVQPIAIVSNHHAASRVNGSIGSPRPGEGHGPARSPSGTGALRSDLRWLSSGARGRVRGAHIRRNHTGTDPLENPVNGTARNTNVRDPANPSSPLSVGEREELMAGDDPYNPYKSTDPDNPYYNYYDSYERPRSRARPGYGTSYFQYGLPDLVADPYYIQASTYVQRVPMYNLRCAAEENCLASSAYRGDVRDYDTRMLLRFPQRVKNQGTSDFLPNRPRYAWEWHSCHQHYHSMDEFSHYDLLDASTHSRVAEGHKASFCLEDTSCDYGYYRRFACTAHTQGLSPGCYDTYNADIDCQWIDITDVKPGNYILKISVNPSYQVQESDYSNNIVRCDIRYTGNYAYASGCHMSP
- the loxa gene encoding protein-lysine 6-oxidase isoform X1, encoding MGVRVIDAVFYACAHICLLVCMLQSAQSQRQRDPRPAGTGSAALRQTIQWQHNGKLFSILSQGKEYQPPLKRDGDKDQTQVQPIAIVSNHHAASRVNGSIGSPRPGEGHGPARSPSGTGALRSDLRWLSSGARGRVRGAHIRRNHTGTDPLENPVNGTARNTNVRDPANPSSPLSVGEREELMAGDDPYNPYKSTDPDNPYYNYYDSYERPRSRARPGYGTSYFQYGLPDLVADPYYIQASTYVQRVPMYNLRCAAEENCLASSAYRGDVRDYDTRMLLRFPQRVKNQGTSDFLPNRPRYAWEWHSCHQHYHSMDEFSHYDLLDASTHSRVAEGHKASFCLEDTSCDYGYYRRFACTAHTQGLSPGCYDTYNADIDCQWIDITDVKPGNYILKISVNPSYQVQESDYSNNIVRCDIRYTGNYAYASGCHMSPY